aatttttgctttaTTTGATGAAGATTTTGTTGCTTTGTGGATGTTGATGAGCAGGAGAATAATCCTTTATGAACTGCTTTCTGAATAAATACAATGATTTGTTGCAGGTTTAGAGAAAAATGAGGAAAGGGTTACATCCTCAGATGCAATGGATATCGTATGTAACACAGAGTGGCAGATTGATGCACATTATGATGACTAAAATACACCATGTTGGCAAAGTCTACCACTTGAAAGCAAAACGCCAAATGGCTGAGAGCGTTGGGCAGATTGCCAAGTTTAGGCAGCGTTATGAGAAACAAGCGCCTGGGAATTCTGAAAGTTGATTTCATCAGAGTTTGTAGTTTAAAAATGTTTTAGTTGGCTATCTTTTGAATAAATATGAACCCTACTGAGTGCAGTGAAGCACCACTTTTTGATGTACTCTTTGGTgctttttttctcattttattctcATATTGTGAGTGATTTCTGCTGAGTCTTCAAAGGTTATATGAAGTTTTGGATTTTTGAGTTATGTACTTAGttgaaataatttttgttcGAAAGGCTTCTATTTTGTATTTCAGCTTTTATTGTGCTCAAGTattgaaaaatgaaaataacaactGACATTTCACTTCTTATACTTAGGATTGCAAAGTTAAACGTTGAAAGCCATATAAAAGGAAGGGTAAAAGTTTAGGTCCTGCAAtagattataataatttaactgcATTTAGGCCataatttttcctttatttgttaTATCAAATATCTGTTAACCGTTTCAGAATTTGTATCAAATATATGATTTTCATTTTCTGCTAAGATATTCAATTCATTCATAATCTCTTGATCAGTTATTGTTGCTACTTTCAATTTATGGCATTAAACTTGCTTAACCATGTGATGGGTGGGTTGCTTTCTCAGCTTTACGCGTTTTGTTTATCCATTATTTTATTTGGGTCTGAAGTTTTTTTTTGATGGGTCTCAAAACTTAACTCATGATGTAGAACGTTTCTTCATCCCTCCCCATAACTTAAGCCAGGTAAAAAGTTTCTCACTACTGTAAATGCAAAGGTAACAAAAATACTTCAGGTTGAACAATGAGGCTTAACTCTTCAGGTGGAAGCCCTTACAAATCATAATAATCTCGAGAAAAGGACATAGAATGGTCATTAAAAAAATCTGCTTACTGATTTGAATATCAGTTTTCAATCACGCTATTAATCACAATCATTTTATAATTATAGAAATGCATAACACCTCCCCTTCTTCATGTAATTAGAAGTGTCATCAAACAACATGTCTACCTTCCACAACACGAGTAGAAGTGAAAAAAAGCATGatctcataaaaataaaagtaaaaactatcACTATACTCCTTGTCACCATTATATATCACGAAGGGAGCTTCGAGTCTTGTTGTGCATCATAGAGCTATGCTAGCCAATGCTAAAATTACCATCTTATTGCTATTGTTTGTGATAGTAGTAGAAGTAGATT
This Cannabis sativa cultivar Pink pepper isolate KNU-18-1 chromosome 6, ASM2916894v1, whole genome shotgun sequence DNA region includes the following protein-coding sequences:
- the LOC115695918 gene encoding uncharacterized protein LOC115695918, which produces MRKGLHPQMQWISYVTQSGRLMHIMMTKIHHVGKVYHLKAKRQMAESVGQIAKFRQRYEKQAPGNSES